One segment of Polaribacter huanghezhanensis DNA contains the following:
- a CDS encoding YgiQ family radical SAM protein: MSELRLTDWLPTTNKEVKLKGWEELDVILFSGDAYVDHPSFGPAVIGRILESYGLRVAIVPQPSVNDNLQDFEKLGKPRLFFGVTGGCMDPMVSNYTASKRRRDKDAYTPNGDKGFRPDYATSVYSKILKEKFPNVPVLIGGIEASLRRVTHYDYWSDKLLPTILETSKADMLVYGMGEQPLREIVELLQKGVPFSSLKNIKQTAVFVNQKEEKIPVVNDWEDVTINSHEACLGDKKTFASNFKVIEQESNKLKARRIFQEVGENTLVINPPFPTMTEAEIDGSFDLPYTRLPHPKYNKRGPIPAFEMIKFSINIHRGCFGGCSFCTISAHQGKFIASRSQESILKEIDTVANMPDFKGYLSDIGGPSANMYQMKGKIQSICDKCVAPSCISPVICSNLDTSHKPLTELYQAVDKHPKVKKSFVSSGIRHDMLVPEFNKNADPKELDAFTEEVMTNHVSGRLKVAPEHTSDPVLKLMRKPSFKYFHMFKERFDRINIKKKLNLQLIPYFISSHPASEVEDMANLAAETKDMGFQLEQVQGFTPTPMTVATVIYYSGYHPYTLKPTKTPKSKKEREDQHKFFFWYKKENRDWIRNTLNKVGRQDLLKVLLPDNNSWKKNKQATETKNTFDDAIPFNRRKKKVSRTPKKRR, from the coding sequence ATGAGTGAATTAAGATTAACAGATTGGTTGCCAACTACAAATAAGGAGGTAAAATTAAAAGGATGGGAAGAATTAGATGTAATTCTTTTTAGTGGAGATGCCTATGTAGATCATCCATCTTTTGGACCTGCAGTAATTGGTAGGATTTTAGAATCTTACGGATTACGCGTTGCTATTGTTCCACAACCAAGTGTAAATGATAATTTACAAGATTTTGAAAAATTAGGAAAACCTCGTTTATTTTTTGGAGTTACTGGCGGATGTATGGATCCGATGGTTTCTAATTATACTGCAAGTAAAAGAAGACGAGACAAAGATGCGTATACACCAAATGGCGATAAAGGTTTTAGACCCGATTATGCAACTTCTGTGTATTCTAAAATATTAAAAGAAAAATTTCCAAATGTTCCTGTTTTAATTGGCGGAATTGAGGCGTCACTAAGACGTGTTACACATTACGATTATTGGTCAGATAAATTATTGCCAACTATTTTAGAAACTTCTAAAGCAGATATGTTGGTGTACGGAATGGGAGAGCAACCGTTGCGCGAAATTGTAGAATTATTACAAAAAGGCGTTCCGTTTTCGAGTTTAAAAAACATCAAACAAACGGCCGTTTTTGTCAATCAAAAAGAAGAGAAAATTCCTGTTGTAAACGATTGGGAAGATGTAACGATCAACTCTCATGAAGCTTGTTTGGGTGATAAAAAAACATTTGCTTCTAACTTTAAAGTCATTGAGCAAGAATCAAATAAATTAAAAGCACGAAGAATTTTTCAAGAAGTTGGAGAAAATACGTTGGTGATCAATCCACCTTTTCCAACAATGACAGAAGCAGAAATTGATGGTTCTTTTGATTTGCCTTATACGCGTTTACCACATCCAAAATATAACAAACGTGGACCAATTCCTGCGTTTGAAATGATTAAGTTTTCTATCAATATTCACCGTGGTTGTTTTGGCGGATGTAGTTTTTGTACTATTTCTGCACACCAAGGAAAATTTATTGCAAGTAGAAGTCAAGAATCTATTTTAAAAGAAATTGATACGGTTGCAAACATGCCAGATTTTAAAGGCTATTTATCTGATATTGGCGGACCTTCTGCAAACATGTATCAGATGAAAGGGAAAATACAATCTATCTGCGATAAATGTGTTGCGCCAAGTTGTATTTCGCCAGTAATTTGCAGCAATTTAGATACGTCGCACAAACCGTTAACGGAATTGTATCAAGCAGTTGATAAACATCCGAAAGTAAAAAAATCGTTTGTTAGTAGCGGAATTAGACACGATATGTTGGTTCCTGAATTCAATAAAAATGCAGATCCAAAAGAATTAGATGCCTTTACAGAAGAGGTAATGACGAATCATGTTTCGGGTCGATTAAAAGTAGCGCCAGAACATACTTCTGATCCTGTTTTAAAGTTGATGCGTAAACCTTCTTTTAAATATTTTCACATGTTTAAAGAACGTTTTGATAGAATCAATATTAAGAAAAAATTAAACCTACAATTAATTCCGTATTTTATATCGAGTCATCCTGCAAGTGAAGTAGAAGATATGGCAAACTTGGCGGCTGAAACCAAAGACATGGGTTTTCAGTTAGAGCAAGTACAAGGTTTTACACCAACGCCAATGACGGTTGCAACGGTAATTTATTATTCAGGGTATCATCCGTATACGTTAAAGCCAACAAAAACTCCGAAATCAAAAAAGGAGCGAGAAGATCAACATAAATTTTTCTTCTGGTATAAAAAAGAGAATAGAGATTGGATTCGAAACACCCTAAATAAAGTTGGAAGACAAGATTTATTAAAAGTGTTGTTGCCAGATAACAATTCTTGGAAAAAGAACAAACAAGCAACAGAAACCAAAAACACATTTGATGATGCCATTCCTTTTAATAGAAGGAAAAAGAAAGTTTCTAGAACACCAAAAAAGAGACGTTAG
- a CDS encoding sigma-70 family RNA polymerase sigma factor, whose amino-acid sequence MTTQQVWTTYSEDLKRFIISKVKDVAIADDILQNTFIKIHTKLHTLKDITKLKAWCFTVARNSILDYWKSTNQTFEIANFEAETIAAEDQHTEKDCLRAILQSLPKKYRDPIFLSDIKGLKQQEVADQLKQNLPTTKSQIQRARRLIAQGFMDCCGYVLNDKGKLVGVTQEKEDCKVCNN is encoded by the coding sequence ATGACTACTCAACAAGTTTGGACAACCTATTCTGAAGATTTAAAAAGATTTATCATCAGTAAAGTAAAAGATGTTGCTATTGCTGATGATATTTTACAGAATACGTTTATCAAAATTCACACAAAATTACATACGTTAAAAGACATTACGAAACTAAAAGCGTGGTGCTTTACTGTGGCTCGGAATTCCATTTTAGATTACTGGAAATCTACCAATCAAACTTTTGAAATTGCTAATTTTGAAGCAGAAACAATTGCAGCAGAAGACCAACACACAGAAAAAGATTGTTTGCGTGCAATTTTACAAAGCTTGCCAAAAAAATACCGTGATCCTATCTTTTTATCAGATATAAAAGGGCTAAAACAACAAGAAGTTGCCGATCAATTAAAACAGAATTTACCAACAACCAAATCTCAAATTCAGCGAGCACGAAGACTCATTGCACAAGGTTTTATGGATTGCTGTGGTTATGTTTTAAATGATAAAGGGAAACTCGTTGGAGTGACCCAAGAAAAAGAAGATTGTAAGGTTTGTAATAATTAG
- a CDS encoding methylmalonyl-CoA mutase family protein — translation MEQIAPYKPIHKVRIVTAASLFDGHDAAINIMRRIIQSTGVEVIHLGHDRSVEEVVNCAIQEDANAIAMTSYQGGHNEYFKYMFDLLKEKGAEHIKIFGGGGGVILPEEIKDLMDYGITRIYSPDDGRELGLQGMINDLVKQSDYASPSLVLPKGKEIAGSLKEKSINTIARLISFAENQHDEFERLFSPLGKLKGDTTPVLGITGTGGAGKSSLVDELVRRFLIDFPNKTVGLISVDPSKRKTGGALLGDRIRMNAINNSRVYMRSLATRQSNLALSKYVNEAVQVLKAAEFDLIILETSGIGQSDTEIIEHSDTSLYVMTPEFGAATQLEKIDMLDFADLVAINKFDKRGALDAIRDVKKQYMRNNNLWDVHMDDMPVFGTIASQFNDPGMNTLYKRIMDKLVEKTGADLKSDMEITKEMSEKIFVIPPSRVRYLSEISESNRAYDKKVDDQVVVAQKLYGIYQTIESITNSPVEIIKTGLNEDEILSLDSARDDKEFIKLLLVQFEKVKLNFDPLNWEIILNWNEKVQRYKNPIYTFKVRGKEINIETHSESLSHSQIPKISLPKYQAWGDLLRWNLQENVPGEFPFAAGLYPFKRTGEDPTRMFAGEGGPERTNRRFHYVSLGMDAKRLSTAFDSVTLYGNDPGVRPDIYGKIGNAGVSICCLDDAKKLYSGFDLSHAMTSVSMTINGPAPMLLGFFMNAAIDQNCEKYIKEHKLEKQVEAKFKEIYDSKGLDRPVYQGGLPEGNNGLGLMLLGLTGDMILPVDVYQQIKTTTLSQVRGTVQADILKEDQAQNTCIFSTEFALRLMGDVQEYFIEKQVRNFYSVSISGYHIAEAGANPITQLALTLSNGFTYVEYYLSRGMDINKFGPNLSFFFSNGIDPEYSVIGRVARKIWAKAMKYKYGANPRAQMLKYHIQTSGRSLHAQEIDFNDIRTTLQALYAINDNCNSLHTNAYDEAITTPTEESVRRAMAIQLIINKELGLTKNENPIQGAFIIEELTDLVEEAVLTEFDRITERGGVLGAMETMYQRSKIQEESLYYETLKHNGEFPIIGVNTFLSSKGSPTVQPAEVIRATEEEKQYQIQTKELLNKANPDKVVTQLAILQEAAVQNENLFDKLMEATKFCSLGQITEALFKVGGQYRRNM, via the coding sequence ATGGAACAAATAGCACCTTATAAGCCAATACATAAAGTAAGAATTGTAACCGCAGCATCATTATTTGATGGGCACGATGCGGCAATCAATATAATGAGAAGAATTATTCAATCTACTGGCGTAGAAGTAATTCATTTAGGACATGATAGAAGTGTTGAAGAAGTTGTAAACTGCGCCATACAAGAAGATGCAAATGCAATTGCAATGACCTCTTACCAAGGTGGACATAATGAGTATTTTAAATACATGTTCGACCTGTTAAAAGAAAAAGGCGCAGAACATATTAAAATATTTGGCGGCGGCGGCGGTGTAATTCTTCCTGAAGAAATCAAAGATTTGATGGATTATGGAATTACACGGATTTATTCTCCTGACGATGGAAGAGAATTAGGTTTGCAAGGAATGATTAATGACTTAGTGAAGCAATCTGATTATGCTAGCCCATCCTTAGTCCTTCCCAAAGGGAAGGAAATAGCAGGTTCTTTAAAAGAGAAAAGTATAAATACAATTGCAAGATTAATTTCTTTTGCAGAAAATCAGCATGACGAATTCGAAAGGCTTTTTTCCCCTTTGGGAAAATTAAAAGGGGATACTACTCCCGTTCTTGGAATTACAGGAACTGGTGGAGCAGGAAAATCATCTTTAGTGGACGAATTAGTTCGTCGTTTTTTAATTGATTTTCCAAATAAAACGGTTGGATTAATCTCTGTTGATCCATCAAAAAGAAAAACTGGCGGTGCACTTTTAGGAGATCGTATTCGTATGAATGCCATCAATAATTCTAGAGTTTATATGCGTTCTTTAGCAACTCGTCAATCTAATTTAGCCTTATCAAAATATGTAAATGAAGCAGTACAAGTTTTAAAAGCTGCTGAGTTCGATTTAATCATTTTAGAAACTTCTGGAATCGGGCAATCGGATACAGAAATTATAGAACATTCTGATACTTCTTTATATGTGATGACGCCAGAATTTGGAGCTGCAACGCAATTAGAGAAAATCGATATGTTAGATTTTGCTGATTTAGTTGCCATCAATAAATTTGATAAACGTGGCGCTTTAGATGCCATTCGCGACGTAAAAAAACAATACATGCGCAACAACAATTTGTGGGATGTTCATATGGATGACATGCCTGTTTTTGGAACCATAGCATCACAATTTAACGATCCAGGAATGAATACGCTGTACAAACGTATTATGGATAAATTGGTTGAAAAAACTGGAGCAGATTTAAAATCAGATATGGAAATCACTAAAGAAATGTCTGAAAAAATATTTGTGATTCCGCCAAGTAGAGTTCGTTATTTATCAGAAATATCTGAAAGCAATAGAGCCTACGATAAAAAAGTAGATGATCAAGTTGTGGTTGCTCAAAAATTATATGGGATTTATCAAACGATAGAATCAATCACAAACTCACCTGTAGAAATTATTAAAACAGGTTTGAATGAAGATGAGATCCTGTCTCTCGACTCCGCTCGAGATGACAAGGAATTTATCAAGCTACTTTTAGTACAATTCGAGAAAGTAAAACTAAACTTTGATCCTTTAAACTGGGAAATCATTTTAAACTGGAACGAGAAAGTTCAAAGATACAAAAACCCAATATACACCTTTAAAGTACGTGGAAAAGAAATCAATATAGAAACACACAGCGAATCGCTTTCACATTCACAAATACCTAAGATTAGTTTACCAAAATACCAAGCTTGGGGCGATTTATTGCGTTGGAATTTACAAGAAAATGTTCCTGGAGAATTTCCTTTCGCAGCTGGATTGTATCCGTTTAAAAGAACCGGTGAAGACCCAACAAGAATGTTTGCAGGAGAAGGCGGACCAGAAAGAACCAACAGGCGTTTCCATTATGTGAGTTTAGGAATGGATGCAAAGCGTTTATCAACTGCTTTTGATTCTGTTACTTTATACGGAAATGACCCTGGAGTTAGACCAGATATTTATGGTAAAATTGGTAATGCAGGTGTTTCAATTTGTTGTTTAGATGATGCCAAGAAATTATATTCTGGTTTCGATTTAAGTCATGCAATGACATCTGTTTCAATGACAATTAACGGTCCAGCACCAATGTTACTTGGCTTCTTTATGAATGCAGCCATCGATCAGAATTGTGAGAAATACATCAAAGAGCACAAATTAGAAAAACAAGTTGAAGCAAAATTTAAAGAAATTTACGATTCAAAAGGATTAGACAGACCTGTGTATCAAGGTGGTTTACCTGAAGGAAATAATGGTTTAGGATTAATGCTACTTGGATTAACAGGTGATATGATTTTACCTGTGGATGTGTATCAACAAATAAAAACAACTACTTTAAGTCAAGTTAGAGGGACGGTACAAGCAGATATTTTAAAAGAAGATCAAGCACAAAATACCTGTATTTTTTCTACAGAATTTGCATTGAGATTGATGGGAGATGTACAAGAATATTTCATCGAAAAGCAAGTGCGTAACTTTTATTCGGTTTCTATTTCTGGATATCATATTGCAGAAGCTGGTGCAAATCCAATTACACAATTGGCATTGACTTTATCTAACGGATTTACATATGTAGAATATTATTTATCAAGAGGAATGGACATTAATAAATTCGGACCGAATTTATCGTTCTTTTTCTCAAACGGAATCGACCCAGAATATTCTGTAATTGGTAGAGTTGCTCGTAAGATTTGGGCAAAAGCCATGAAGTACAAATACGGAGCAAATCCGAGAGCGCAAATGTTAAAGTATCACATTCAGACTTCTGGACGTTCTTTACATGCACAGGAAATTGATTTTAATGATATCCGTACAACATTACAAGCATTGTATGCAATCAATGATAATTGTAATTCTTTACACACCAATGCATACGATGAAGCGATTACCACTCCGACTGAAGAATCAGTTCGTAGAGCAATGGCGATTCAGTTAATCATCAACAAAGAATTAGGGTTGACGAAAAATGAAAATCCGATTCAAGGTGCATTTATTATTGAAGAATTGACTGATTTAGTAGAAGAAGCAGTCTTAACAGAATTTGATAGAATTACAGAGCGTGGTGGTGTTTTAGGCGCGATGGAAACGATGTATCAACGTTCTAAAATACAAGAAGAAAGTTTGTATTACGAAACGTTGAAACACAATGGAGAATTTCCAATTATTGGTGTAAATACATTCTTGAGTTCTAAAGGTTCTCCGACAGTTCAACCTGCGGAAGTAATTAGAGCAACTGAAGAAGAAAAACAATATCAAATACAGACGAAAGAATTGTTGAACAAAGCGAATCCTGATAAAGTTGTAACACAATTGGCAATTTTACAAGAAGCTGCAGTTCAGAATGAAAACTTATTTGACAAATTAATGGAAGCAACCAAGTTTTGTTCTTTAGGACAAATTACAGAAGCGTTGTTTAAAGTTGGTGGGCAATATAGGAGGAACATGTAA
- a CDS encoding DUF4136 domain-containing protein → MKKLILLFLSTFLLASCSSVRVVTDYDSKTDFSNYKTFAFYKSGIDKAKISDLDKRRILKAIEVGLLAKGFKKSENPDMLVSIFAKSRKTVDVDSRVDYPISYYYPSYYYGRDRLRITKQTEGTLFIDFIDVKSKKLVWQGIGSGALGAITGAKKAERIQTFVKEIISKFPPDKKK, encoded by the coding sequence ATGAAAAAACTCATACTATTATTTCTGTCAACTTTTTTACTTGCTTCATGTAGTAGTGTAAGAGTGGTTACAGACTACGATTCAAAAACAGATTTTTCTAATTACAAAACTTTTGCCTTCTATAAAAGCGGAATTGACAAAGCGAAAATTTCTGATTTAGATAAACGTAGAATTTTAAAAGCAATTGAAGTAGGATTGCTTGCAAAAGGATTTAAAAAATCTGAGAATCCAGACATGTTGGTGAGTATTTTTGCCAAGTCAAGAAAAACAGTTGATGTAGATTCTAGAGTTGATTATCCAATTTCATATTATTATCCATCTTATTATTATGGACGAGACAGGCTTCGTATTACCAAGCAAACAGAAGGTACTTTATTTATTGATTTTATTGATGTGAAATCCAAGAAATTAGTTTGGCAAGGAATTGGTTCTGGGGCTTTAGGAGCAATAACTGGAGCTAAAAAAGCAGAGAGAATTCAAACATTTGTAAAAGAAATTATTAGTAAGTTTCCGCCAGATAAAAAGAAGTAA
- a CDS encoding DUF5522 domain-containing protein gives MFKPRIELEPEDFYFNKEGYRVFTEKYHLKRGHCCKSGCKHCPYGYDKKTDTFKPL, from the coding sequence ATGTTTAAACCCCGAATTGAATTAGAACCAGAGGACTTTTATTTTAACAAAGAAGGTTATCGAGTGTTTACAGAAAAATACCATTTAAAAAGAGGTCATTGCTGTAAAAGTGGATGTAAACATTGTCCGTATGGTTATGATAAAAAAACAGATACTTTTAAACCTTTGTAA
- a CDS encoding Lacal_2735 family protein, whose protein sequence is MSRLSQLLQYRKHLEDRYRRLLEKSSDYRHIDEIKSDRAAYKAMKIRGKLNRINYLNKEISI, encoded by the coding sequence ATGTCACGTTTAAGTCAATTATTACAATATCGAAAACATCTAGAAGATAGATATCGTAGATTGTTAGAGAAATCTAGCGATTACAGACATATTGATGAAATTAAAAGTGATAGAGCTGCTTATAAAGCGATGAAAATTCGTGGTAAATTGAATAGAATTAACTATTTAAATAAAGAGATTTCAATTTAA
- the pyrF gene encoding orotidine-5'-phosphate decarboxylase, whose translation MTTKQLLEQIHLKKSFLCIGLDVDLAKIPQHLLQEEDPIFAFNKAIIDATHHLCVAYKPNTAFYEAYGIKGWKALEKTIQYINNNYPEIFTIADAKRGDIGNTSTMYAKAFFEDLAFDSVTVAPYMGKDSVEPFLAFKDKHTILLALTSNEGAFDFQTKSINGKEVYKEVLETSKSWKNSENLMYVVGATKAEYFKEIRKIVPNSFLLVPGVGAQGGNLEDVCKYGMSENIGLLINSSRGIIYASNDENFASSAKNKAKELQQEMEGILRN comes from the coding sequence ATGACAACAAAGCAACTTCTCGAACAAATTCATCTGAAAAAATCGTTTTTATGTATTGGTTTAGATGTAGATCTAGCTAAAATACCTCAACATTTACTACAAGAAGAAGATCCAATTTTCGCATTTAACAAAGCAATTATTGACGCAACGCATCATTTATGTGTTGCTTACAAACCGAACACTGCTTTTTATGAAGCTTATGGAATTAAAGGTTGGAAAGCTCTTGAAAAAACCATTCAATACATCAACAACAACTATCCAGAAATTTTTACAATTGCGGATGCAAAACGTGGCGATATTGGAAATACATCTACCATGTATGCAAAAGCTTTCTTTGAAGATTTAGCGTTTGATTCTGTTACAGTTGCTCCTTATATGGGAAAAGATTCAGTTGAACCTTTTTTAGCATTTAAAGACAAACACACCATTTTATTAGCATTGACTTCTAATGAAGGTGCTTTTGATTTTCAAACAAAATCTATAAACGGAAAAGAGGTGTACAAAGAAGTTTTAGAAACTTCTAAATCTTGGAAAAACTCAGAAAACTTAATGTATGTTGTTGGCGCAACGAAGGCTGAATATTTTAAAGAAATCAGAAAAATTGTTCCGAATAGTTTTTTATTAGTTCCCGGCGTTGGTGCTCAAGGCGGAAACTTAGAAGATGTTTGTAAATATGGAATGTCAGAAAATATTGGTTTGTTGATCAATTCTTCCCGTGGAATTATTTATGCCTCAAATGACGAAAATTTTGCAAGTTCAGCAAAGAATAAAGCGAAAGAGTTACAACAAGAAATGGAAGGAATTCTAAGAAATTAA
- a CDS encoding TlpA family protein disulfide reductase, with the protein MIKKIPFFSLLTSILIGCSLNSPKTFSEKVLNDSFFDINNKTIQFKEILAKNKGQKMLINVWASWCGDCVAGFPNLKEFQKNNPEVKYVFLSIDRSVFSWKKAIEKYNIKGEHYFMKNGLNSAFGDFLNSNWIPRYLVVNEKGTIDLFKAKKITDKSIAEALKK; encoded by the coding sequence ATGATTAAAAAAATCCCTTTTTTTTCACTTTTAACTTCAATTTTAATTGGATGTAGCTTAAACTCTCCAAAAACTTTTTCTGAAAAAGTATTGAATGATTCTTTTTTTGATATCAATAATAAAACAATTCAATTTAAAGAAATCTTAGCAAAAAATAAAGGGCAAAAAATGCTGATAAATGTTTGGGCTTCTTGGTGTGGAGATTGCGTTGCTGGTTTTCCAAATTTAAAAGAGTTTCAAAAAAATAACCCTGAAGTAAAATATGTTTTTCTATCTATAGATCGAAGTGTTTTTAGCTGGAAAAAAGCGATAGAAAAATATAATATTAAAGGAGAACATTATTTTATGAAAAATGGATTGAATAGTGCCTTTGGTGATTTTTTAAATTCTAATTGGATTCCGAGATATTTGGTGGTAAACGAAAAGGGTACCATAGATTTATTCAAAGCAAAAAAGATTACCGATAAAAGCATAGCTGAAGCCTTAAAAAAATAA
- the tpiA gene encoding triose-phosphate isomerase produces the protein MRSKIVAGNWKMNNDAKETKNLVKGIRKAIKRFPLANTRVLVAPAFVNLRSANKKAKKSNIEVVAQNMHQENSGAFTGEISADMLQSIGIKTVIIGHSERRSIFGETDELLAQKVNQAIEKEMEVIFCFGEQLEDRKTDNHFTIVQYQLEKGLFHLEAIAWNQIVLAYEPVWAIGTGETASPEQAQEMHAFIRKLVQEKYNTSVADNTSILYGGSVKPSNANKIFSKEDVDGGLIGGASLNIEDFTEIIKAI, from the coding sequence ATGAGAAGTAAAATTGTTGCAGGTAATTGGAAAATGAATAATGATGCCAAGGAGACAAAAAACTTGGTAAAAGGAATTAGAAAAGCAATAAAAAGATTTCCTTTAGCAAATACAAGAGTGCTCGTTGCACCGGCATTTGTAAACTTAAGAAGCGCAAATAAAAAAGCTAAAAAATCAAACATAGAAGTTGTTGCTCAAAACATGCATCAAGAAAATAGTGGTGCTTTTACGGGTGAAATTTCTGCGGATATGTTACAAAGTATTGGTATTAAAACCGTGATTATTGGTCATTCAGAAAGACGATCAATTTTTGGGGAAACAGATGAACTTCTTGCTCAAAAAGTAAATCAAGCAATTGAAAAAGAAATGGAAGTCATCTTTTGTTTTGGAGAGCAATTAGAAGATAGAAAAACGGACAATCATTTTACAATTGTACAATATCAATTAGAAAAAGGATTGTTTCATTTAGAAGCGATTGCTTGGAATCAAATTGTGTTGGCATACGAACCGGTTTGGGCAATTGGTACAGGAGAAACTGCATCACCAGAACAAGCGCAAGAAATGCATGCTTTTATCAGAAAATTAGTACAAGAAAAATACAATACAAGTGTTGCTGATAATACATCTATATTATATGGTGGAAGCGTAAAACCTTCTAACGCAAATAAAATATTTTCTAAAGAAGATGTTGATGGTGGTTTAATTGGCGGAGCATCTTTAAATATAGAAGATTTTACAGAAATTATCAAAGCAATTTAA
- the prmA gene encoding 50S ribosomal protein L11 methyltransferase, with amino-acid sequence MDNIYIEYNFVVEPTAPGTEILIAELGFAGFESFVENENGVTAYIQKEDWNAEILEDISVLKSEEFSITFDKNEVAQTNWNSEWEKNFEAIQVDDLVSIRAPFHEDKKLKYDIVIEPKMSFGTGHHETTHMMIQHLLDLDLENKKTLDMGCGTGILAIFAEMKGAKPIDGIDIDNWCYLNSIENAERNNCSAISFYEGDASLLTTQKYDVIIANINRNILLADMKTYTGCLLANGVLLLSGFYKEDIPIIDAEVSKYGLQLQKTIERNNWVSLKYLKE; translated from the coding sequence ATGGATAATATATATATAGAATATAATTTTGTTGTTGAGCCAACAGCACCTGGTACAGAAATTTTAATTGCAGAATTAGGTTTTGCTGGATTTGAAAGTTTTGTAGAAAACGAAAATGGCGTTACAGCTTATATTCAAAAAGAAGATTGGAATGCCGAGATTTTAGAGGATATTTCTGTTTTAAAATCTGAAGAATTCTCGATTACTTTTGATAAAAACGAAGTTGCGCAAACCAATTGGAATAGTGAATGGGAAAAGAACTTTGAAGCAATTCAGGTTGATGATCTAGTCAGTATTCGAGCGCCTTTTCATGAAGATAAAAAACTAAAATACGATATTGTTATTGAGCCAAAAATGAGTTTTGGAACAGGGCATCATGAAACAACACACATGATGATTCAGCATTTGTTAGACTTAGATTTGGAAAACAAAAAAACACTTGATATGGGTTGTGGAACTGGAATTTTAGCAATTTTTGCTGAAATGAAAGGAGCAAAACCAATTGACGGGATTGATATTGATAATTGGTGTTATTTAAACTCAATAGAAAATGCAGAACGAAATAATTGTAGCGCTATTTCGTTTTACGAAGGTGATGCAAGTTTGCTAACAACTCAGAAATATGATGTTATTATTGCGAATATTAATAGAAATATTTTGTTGGCAGATATGAAAACGTATACAGGTTGTTTATTAGCAAACGGAGTTTTGTTACTAAGCGGATTTTACAAAGAAGATATTCCAATTATTGATGCAGAAGTTTCTAAATATGGATTGCAATTGCAAAAGACCATCGAAAGAAATAATTGGGTTTCACTAAAATATTTAAAAGAGTAA
- a CDS encoding ATP-dependent Clp protease adaptor ClpS codes for MSTKEKIQEEVDVLEKEVNQHEIVLFNDDVNTFDHVIDSLIDVCEHTLEQAEQCSILVHYKGKCTVKTGAYKDLKPRCSKLLQLGLSAELV; via the coding sequence ATGAGTACAAAAGAGAAAATACAAGAAGAAGTAGATGTTCTTGAAAAAGAAGTAAACCAGCACGAAATAGTGTTGTTTAATGATGATGTAAACACTTTTGATCATGTAATAGATTCTTTGATTGATGTTTGCGAGCATACCTTAGAACAAGCAGAACAATGTTCTATTTTAGTGCATTATAAAGGAAAATGTACTGTAAAAACAGGTGCGTATAAAGATTTAAAACCAAGATGTTCTAAATTATTACAGCTAGGTTTATCAGCAGAATTGGTTTAA